The following proteins come from a genomic window of Legionella cherrii:
- a CDS encoding efflux transporter outer membrane subunit, which translates to MATHKRSKSPQSFRKFKFFLFLALSSCIFSSCVVGPNYVPPKLVVPPHFKEAKGKTEIGTKRKNWKPIQPQDDRDRGEWWKVFNDPVLNDLENQLYHYNQSIVNAEANFRQSLAIVDQARASLYPTVVGAFSLFEQRQAGGSTSIITTSGTTGTATTNIVPAAKTTTIYTAFLNATWEPDLWGLVRRTIEADLSLAESNEALIGVTRLSAQGALAQYYFELRTLDKVQKYLDDTVIAYRKLLQFTKNQYKSGVVSRANVVQAQIQLESAQASAINNGILRGQYEHAIAVLMGRPPAYFSLKPVMIKLKPPPIPLQVPSVWLERRPDIAQAERLVQQASALIGVAVAAYFPNLTLTGTISAAGHSFHQLIHKPAISWSTGFQLAETIIDGGYRSAGVRAAKAQYMAQLANYRQVVLSAFQSVEDNLISLRLLEQQSLVQDKEAADALLALKIVKNQYEAGTVTYANVLTAQISALAAEQAATQVDGLQMVSAVGLVKALGGGWVASVISPPKKLKT; encoded by the coding sequence ATGGCCACTCATAAGCGATCAAAATCCCCACAATCTTTTAGGAAATTCAAGTTTTTTTTATTTTTAGCGCTGTCTTCTTGCATATTTTCTTCTTGTGTGGTTGGTCCTAATTATGTACCTCCAAAACTTGTAGTGCCGCCACATTTTAAAGAAGCCAAAGGCAAAACAGAAATTGGTACTAAGCGTAAAAATTGGAAACCTATTCAGCCTCAGGATGATAGGGATCGAGGCGAATGGTGGAAGGTTTTTAATGATCCAGTATTGAATGATCTGGAGAATCAGTTGTATCACTACAACCAAAGTATTGTAAATGCCGAGGCAAACTTCCGACAGTCACTTGCTATTGTTGACCAGGCTCGAGCGAGTTTGTATCCCACGGTAGTTGGTGCCTTTAGCTTATTTGAACAACGTCAAGCTGGAGGGTCCACATCCATTATCACAACCTCTGGAACTACAGGAACGGCAACGACGAATATTGTACCTGCAGCAAAAACCACAACAATTTATACCGCTTTTTTGAATGCAACTTGGGAGCCCGATCTTTGGGGACTTGTGCGTCGAACCATAGAGGCCGATCTTTCTTTAGCAGAATCTAATGAAGCATTGATCGGGGTGACGCGTTTATCCGCTCAAGGTGCTTTAGCACAATATTATTTTGAATTACGTACACTGGATAAGGTGCAAAAGTATTTAGATGATACGGTGATTGCTTATAGAAAGCTTTTACAATTTACAAAAAATCAATACAAATCGGGGGTTGTATCACGTGCCAATGTGGTTCAAGCGCAAATCCAGCTTGAATCGGCTCAAGCATCAGCGATTAATAACGGTATTTTACGCGGTCAATACGAACATGCAATTGCTGTATTGATGGGACGTCCACCTGCTTATTTTTCACTAAAACCTGTGATGATTAAATTAAAACCCCCACCAATTCCCTTGCAAGTCCCTAGCGTTTGGCTGGAACGAAGGCCTGATATTGCACAAGCCGAGCGCTTGGTGCAACAAGCCAGTGCGTTGATTGGAGTCGCCGTTGCTGCCTATTTTCCTAATCTAACTCTGACTGGAACCATTAGTGCTGCCGGGCACAGCTTTCATCAACTGATTCACAAACCTGCAATCAGTTGGTCTACTGGTTTTCAATTAGCAGAAACCATTATTGATGGAGGCTATCGTTCCGCGGGAGTGAGGGCGGCAAAAGCACAATACATGGCTCAGCTTGCCAATTACCGTCAGGTAGTGCTCTCTGCTTTTCAAAGCGTGGAGGATAATTTGATTTCTTTACGTCTTTTGGAACAACAAAGTCTAGTTCAAGATAAAGAAGCAGCCGATGCGCTCTTAGCACTCAAAATTGTTAAAAATCAATATGAGGCAGGAACGGTTACTTATGCTAATGTCCTTACTGCTCAGATCAGTGCTCTGGCAGCAGAACAGGCAGCAACCCAAGTAGATGGCCTGCAAATGGTTTCTGCTGTGGGTTTGGTCAAGGCTCTAGGAGGAGGTTGGGTCGCGAGTGTCATATCTCCCCCTAAAAAACTAAAAACCTAA